The Metarhizium brunneum chromosome 5, complete sequence sequence TCCTGGACGCCGTCGGCCGCGGCAGGCCATGGGACAAGACCCCCCTGCCGCTTCTCATCCAGGGGATTCCCAGGCTCCGGCCGCGGTACTactccatctcgtcgtctAGCCTAGAGCACCCGCGGCGCATCTCGGTcacggccgtcgtcgaggcccgCCCCGTATCGGGGCGTCTCTTCCACGGCCTCGCGACAAACTACCTCCTCGCGCTGAAGCAGGCGACAGACGGCCGCGCTACGTACCGCGTCGCCGGGCCGAGAAACAAGCTCCAGGGCAAGGTGCCCGTCCACATACGCCAGTCTAGCTTCAGGCTGCCTGCCGACCTATTATGTCCCGTCATCATGGTCGGCCCGGGGACGGGCGTCGCGCCCTTCCGGGCTTTTATCCGCGAACGCATGGCCCTGCGTCTGCCGGGCGCGTAGGTCGGCCCCATGATGCTGTTCTTTGGGTGCCGCCGCCCGGGGGGAGGACTTTCTTTACGAGGACGAGTTTGACGAGGCGGGGCGGTGCCTGGGCTCGGGGTTCCGGCTGGTGACGGCGTTTTCGAGGGGGGGCCCGGACAAGGTGTACGTGCAGCATCGGATCGGGGACGCGGCGGGCGGCATGGCAAGAGAGGTTGGGCGCGCGGTGGCGCGGGTTATTGCCTCGCGGAGGGGGGT is a genomic window containing:
- the cprA_2 gene encoding NADPH--cytochrome P450 reductase; translation: MHPRWPMPTLPPSPTTYAALFRHYLDICGAPSRDLVAALAPFAPDATSRAETARLGSRKADFAAQVTRPHMNLARLLDAVGRGRPWDKTPLPLLIQGIPRLRPRYYSISSSSLEHPRRISVTAVVEARPVSGRLFHGLATNYLLALKQATDGRATYRVAGPRNKLQGKVPVHIRQSSFRLPADLLCPVIMVGPGTGVAPFRAFIRERMALRLPGA